A single Desulfovibrio gilichinskyi DNA region contains:
- a CDS encoding dihydrolipoyl dehydrogenase family protein: MPIYDYDLGIIGGGAAGLTVAAGAGQLGVKVLLIEKENRLGGDCLHYGCVPSKTLIRTARVRHLMGKAQNFGLPPVKLLPVDYSKVAERISSVISEIQKHDSVERFNSLGVEVKFGSPSFIDNHSVLMDCKAVSARSWVIATGSSPSVPPIPGLKDVPYLTNMDIFSLQNLPSSLLILGGGPIAIEMAQAFQRLGCEVTVIQRGDHILSREDPDMAQYVMDGMIQDGVKFILGAKVEQVRERAGGIEVILESDQKGASSRNIVSGQKLLVALGRKANLTTLNLDKIGIIHNSNGIDVDSRMRTSVKNIYAAGDATGKYRFTHAAGYEGGIIVTNAVLHLPRKANYKWLPWCTYSDPELASVGLNESRAKRLGIKYSTVVEDFSGNDRALAEGEGRGRIKLLLDHKGKPLGVQIAAVHGGELLGEWVAAVNGSVGLATLAGAIHPYPTLIEINKKVAGKLLGEKIFSDRVRKILKMFFSYRG; the protein is encoded by the coding sequence ATGCCGATTTACGATTACGATTTAGGTATAATCGGCGGTGGAGCTGCCGGCCTGACTGTTGCCGCCGGAGCTGGGCAGCTCGGAGTAAAAGTTTTACTTATTGAAAAAGAAAACCGTCTAGGCGGTGACTGCCTTCATTACGGATGTGTACCGAGTAAAACTTTGATTCGAACTGCCAGAGTGCGTCATTTAATGGGTAAAGCTCAAAATTTTGGACTGCCACCAGTGAAACTTCTTCCTGTCGACTATTCCAAAGTTGCGGAGCGCATTTCATCGGTTATATCTGAAATTCAAAAACATGATTCAGTCGAACGTTTTAATTCTCTTGGAGTAGAGGTTAAATTCGGTTCTCCATCGTTTATAGATAATCATTCCGTATTGATGGATTGCAAAGCTGTTTCCGCCCGCTCATGGGTGATTGCTACTGGTTCGTCACCTTCAGTACCACCTATTCCAGGTTTGAAAGATGTCCCTTATCTAACTAATATGGATATTTTTTCATTACAGAATCTTCCTTCTTCTCTTTTAATATTGGGAGGCGGACCCATTGCAATAGAGATGGCGCAAGCCTTTCAAAGGTTAGGATGCGAAGTTACTGTTATTCAGCGCGGTGATCATATTTTGAGCAGGGAAGATCCTGATATGGCTCAATATGTGATGGATGGTATGATTCAGGATGGCGTAAAATTTATATTAGGTGCGAAGGTGGAACAGGTTCGCGAAAGGGCCGGCGGGATCGAAGTAATTTTAGAAAGCGATCAGAAAGGGGCATCCAGTCGAAATATTGTTAGCGGGCAGAAGCTTCTTGTTGCGTTAGGGCGTAAAGCAAATCTTACTACTCTGAATCTTGATAAGATCGGTATAATTCATAACTCTAATGGTATTGATGTTGATTCCAGAATGCGGACCTCGGTTAAAAATATTTATGCGGCCGGTGATGCTACCGGAAAGTACCGTTTTACACATGCCGCTGGTTACGAGGGCGGGATAATTGTTACCAACGCGGTGCTGCATCTGCCGCGTAAAGCAAATTATAAATGGCTTCCGTGGTGTACTTATTCCGATCCTGAACTTGCGAGTGTTGGGCTTAACGAATCCAGAGCTAAGAGGCTTGGAATTAAATACAGCACAGTTGTGGAAGACTTTTCAGGAAACGATAGAGCCTTGGCTGAGGGAGAAGGGCGCGGGCGGATCAAATTACTTCTTGATCACAAAGGTAAGCCGCTTGGTGTTCAAATTGCCGCAGTACATGGAGGAGAACTGCTTGGAGAATGGGTGGCGGCAGTTAATGGCAGTGTCGGACTGGCAACGCTCGCCGGCGCAATTCATCCATATCCGACACTGATAGAAATAAATAAGAAAGTTGCTGGTAAACTCCTAGGCGAAAAAATATTTTCCGACAGAGTCAGGAAAATTCTTAAGATGTTTTTTTCATATAGGGGGTAA
- a CDS encoding S9 family peptidase, translated as MTKYKSLYTFIVVTTLLISLAACAKTQVEVRSKGEVSGGRVDKTELIPLRDFFKNPAASAFSISPDGSKVAWKSPWKERMNIFVKDLSSGKETRITASTARDISGYYWIGNEHIIYGQDLGGDENFHTYSAPVDGSGSVDLTPFENTRTDLIDDLENDNEHVLITMNKRDPRFFDVFKLNVITGELELVAENPGNITGWMTDNAGNLRIAIASQSGKNIILYRKNIQDKFTPLKTLDFRTTFSPLFFDFDNNKIYVTTNIGRDKAAVYLYNPESDNLEQLVFEHPDVDAETLIRSKKRKIITGAGYYSDKPHYVFFDDQREEIQNDLESKLPGYSVVVTGISKDETKMIIRTYSDRSLGAGYIYDVPNKKLEKVADVSPWINESQMAETKPITFTARDGLTIHGYLSLPVGISPVNLPLVLNPHGGPWSRNYWGFNPETQFLNNRGIAVLQVNYRGSTGYGKEFWEKGFKQWGLAMQDDLTDAVKWAVNQGIADPKKIAIYGASYGGYATLAGLTFTPDLYSCGIDYVGPSNLFTLLNSLPPYWEAERDRFYTMVGDPIRDKKLLTKVSPVFHVDQITAPLFVAQGANDPRVKKAESDQIVDALKKRGVAVEYMVKDNEGHGFMNQENRFEFYEAMEKFLDKHLLQ; from the coding sequence ATGACCAAATACAAATCATTATACACTTTCATTGTTGTCACGACCCTGCTTATATCTTTAGCAGCATGTGCTAAAACACAAGTTGAAGTCCGCTCTAAAGGTGAAGTCAGCGGTGGACGAGTCGATAAAACAGAACTTATTCCACTGCGAGATTTCTTTAAAAATCCTGCTGCCAGTGCGTTCAGCATTTCGCCGGACGGAAGTAAAGTTGCGTGGAAATCTCCATGGAAAGAGCGCATGAATATTTTCGTCAAGGACCTGTCGTCAGGCAAAGAAACCCGCATAACCGCGAGCACTGCTCGCGATATATCCGGATATTACTGGATTGGAAATGAACACATCATATATGGTCAGGACCTCGGAGGAGATGAAAATTTTCACACCTATTCAGCTCCTGTGGATGGAAGCGGTTCTGTCGATTTAACTCCTTTTGAAAACACCAGAACAGATCTGATTGACGATCTTGAAAATGATAACGAACATGTTTTGATTACCATGAACAAACGGGACCCTCGTTTTTTTGATGTATTCAAACTTAACGTCATTACCGGAGAACTTGAACTTGTAGCTGAAAACCCCGGGAATATTACAGGCTGGATGACAGATAACGCAGGAAATCTAAGGATCGCCATAGCTAGCCAAAGCGGTAAAAACATAATTCTCTACCGGAAAAATATTCAAGATAAATTTACCCCGCTCAAGACTCTAGACTTCCGCACAACTTTTTCTCCACTTTTTTTTGATTTCGATAATAATAAAATTTATGTCACCACAAATATCGGCCGCGACAAGGCCGCAGTTTATCTTTACAATCCTGAAAGCGACAACCTTGAACAACTAGTTTTCGAACACCCGGATGTGGACGCCGAAACTCTTATCAGATCCAAAAAACGCAAAATTATCACAGGCGCAGGATACTACTCTGATAAACCGCATTATGTGTTTTTTGATGACCAGAGAGAAGAAATTCAAAACGATCTAGAATCCAAACTACCCGGATATTCGGTAGTGGTTACCGGAATAAGTAAAGATGAAACGAAAATGATCATCAGAACATATTCTGACCGAAGCCTTGGAGCGGGATATATATATGATGTTCCCAATAAAAAGCTCGAGAAAGTAGCAGATGTCAGCCCGTGGATTAATGAATCCCAAATGGCCGAAACAAAACCGATTACATTTACCGCGCGCGATGGACTAACAATTCACGGATATCTCAGTTTGCCTGTCGGAATATCTCCTGTGAATCTTCCTTTGGTACTTAATCCGCACGGGGGTCCGTGGTCCAGAAACTATTGGGGATTTAATCCTGAAACACAATTTTTAAACAATAGAGGAATTGCAGTTCTGCAAGTTAATTATCGCGGTTCAACAGGATACGGAAAAGAATTCTGGGAAAAAGGATTCAAACAATGGGGACTTGCAATGCAGGACGATTTAACTGACGCTGTAAAATGGGCTGTGAATCAAGGCATTGCTGACCCGAAAAAGATAGCCATATACGGAGCATCTTACGGAGGATACGCAACACTTGCAGGACTGACTTTTACTCCGGATTTGTATTCGTGCGGCATTGATTATGTCGGACCGTCCAATCTTTTTACTTTACTGAACTCACTGCCACCATACTGGGAAGCTGAAAGAGACCGCTTCTATACAATGGTAGGTGATCCGATACGCGACAAAAAACTGCTTACAAAAGTTTCTCCTGTTTTCCATGTTGACCAAATAACCGCGCCGCTTTTTGTAGCACAGGGCGCAAATGATCCTCGCGTAAAAAAAGCTGAATCAGACCAGATAGTTGATGCCCTTAAGAAGCGCGGAGTTGCCGTGGAATACATGGTAAAAGATAATGAAGGGCACGGTTTTATGAATCAGGAAAACAGATTTGAATTCTATGAAGCAATGGAAAAGTTTCTGGATAAACATTTATTGCAGTAA
- a CDS encoding GGDEF domain-containing protein, which yields MFHTIVIEKQRLSDINQCLEDIRADALRIVSKQSSKQTSYETQRLSNLITKLKNIKKDNSFYQVINGNDANLTSLAEKLLQTSESQDTDTTQDISEIVNALDETVSSTLITIDKTFNSSLRNKIKIEYCLTVLVYVLIILQYFMADSYMRKRLIRQELEHQESKNIIKKLSERDTLTNLPGRKKFYEEADREIATATRYSSELTLIKMDIHDFKGINQKFGQQTGDKILARFSRMVRKNLRRPDSFFRVGGDKFVILAPHTTVENAENLASKINQLVKNDKTTSTIPLKINTGIATCVKGDSSEILMKKVATALNLSKKQGAGEVAVYKNSAD from the coding sequence ATGTTTCATACTATTGTAATCGAGAAGCAACGTTTAAGCGACATTAATCAATGCTTGGAAGACATCCGTGCGGACGCGCTTAGAATAGTAAGCAAACAAAGTTCAAAACAAACTTCTTACGAAACACAACGCTTATCAAACCTTATTACAAAACTTAAAAACATAAAAAAAGACAATTCATTTTACCAAGTTATTAATGGCAATGATGCAAACCTTACCAGCTTAGCCGAAAAATTACTGCAAACCTCAGAGTCGCAGGATACTGATACAACACAAGATATTTCTGAAATAGTTAACGCTTTAGATGAAACTGTAAGCAGCACACTGATTACAATTGATAAAACATTCAATTCATCTCTTCGCAATAAAATAAAGATTGAATACTGCCTGACAGTTCTAGTCTACGTTCTTATTATTCTTCAATATTTCATGGCTGATTCTTATATGAGAAAAAGATTAATACGGCAGGAATTGGAACATCAAGAATCCAAAAACATCATCAAGAAGTTATCTGAAAGAGATACGCTTACCAATCTGCCGGGCAGAAAAAAATTCTACGAGGAAGCTGACAGAGAAATTGCAACAGCAACCAGATACAGTTCCGAACTAACACTCATCAAAATGGATATTCACGACTTCAAAGGAATCAATCAAAAGTTCGGGCAACAAACAGGTGATAAAATTCTAGCCAGATTTTCGAGAATGGTACGCAAAAATTTAAGAAGACCTGACAGTTTTTTCCGCGTAGGCGGCGATAAATTTGTAATACTTGCGCCCCACACTACGGTAGAAAACGCTGAAAACCTTGCTTCAAAAATTAACCAACTGGTTAAAAATGATAAGACAACCAGCACTATTCCGCTTAAAATAAATACAGGAATTGCAACATGCGTCAAAGGTGATTCATCTGAAATACTGATGAAAAAGGTAGCAACTGCTTTAAATTTGTCTAAAAAACAAGGAGCCGGAGAGGTTGCTGTTTACAAAAATTCAGCGGACTAA
- the gpt gene encoding xanthine phosphoribosyltransferase, with product MADNYKKTFLISWDKLQRDSRELSRRLLKLGPFKGILAITRGGLVPAAILAREMDIRHIDTICISTYDWKIQEKKTTILKSFEGDGEGWLLVDDLVDTGKTAKIVREMVPKAHFATLYAKPEGRSLVDTFITEVSQDTWILFPWDSETQFVPPIVKSEKGE from the coding sequence ATGGCAGACAATTATAAAAAAACATTTCTGATTTCATGGGACAAGTTGCAAAGAGATTCCAGAGAATTGTCGAGACGGCTCCTTAAGCTTGGACCATTCAAAGGTATTTTAGCTATTACTCGTGGCGGACTTGTTCCGGCTGCAATTTTAGCCCGCGAAATGGATATAAGACATATCGACACGATCTGTATTTCCACTTATGATTGGAAAATTCAGGAAAAGAAAACCACTATTCTTAAAAGTTTTGAAGGGGACGGCGAAGGCTGGCTTCTGGTCGATGACCTTGTCGATACCGGAAAGACGGCTAAAATTGTTCGGGAAATGGTGCCTAAAGCTCATTTTGCCACTCTTTATGCAAAACCTGAAGGACGCTCTCTTGTTGATACATTCATAACTGAAGTCAGTCAGGATACATGGATCTTGTTTCCCTGGGATAGTGAAACTCAGTTTGTTCCGCCTATTGTTAAGAGTGAAAAGGGCGAATAA
- a CDS encoding BMP family ABC transporter substrate-binding protein, whose amino-acid sequence MRKLMIMVIVAAMSVMMATVAFADAKKKVKVGFVYISPVADAGYSYAQDQGRLAIDKLPYVETSFVESVPEGTDSERVVLNFARKGYDVIFGTSFGYMDPMVKVSKKFPKVAFMHCSGFKTTPNMSNYFGRMYQARYLTGIVAAMMTKSNIIGYVAAFPIPEVIRGINAFTLGARSVNPEATVRVVWTKTWYDPALEKDAAISLLDMGADIITQHQDSPGPQEAAQERGKYSIGYNSDMSKLAPKSHLTAAIWNWTPLFTQVVEQVRDGKWKGGESMWWGMDKGVVDIAPFSSLVPKNVQDKVNAVKAEIVADKLIVFAGPIKDQSGKVVVPAGQTIDDSKLLGMTWFVEGVVGNTE is encoded by the coding sequence ATGCGTAAATTAATGATCATGGTCATTGTTGCAGCAATGTCTGTAATGATGGCAACTGTTGCTTTTGCTGATGCCAAGAAAAAAGTTAAAGTCGGTTTTGTTTACATTTCACCTGTTGCTGATGCTGGCTATTCATACGCTCAGGATCAGGGACGTCTTGCTATTGATAAACTTCCTTATGTTGAAACATCCTTTGTTGAGTCCGTACCTGAAGGAACAGACTCTGAACGTGTAGTTCTTAACTTTGCCCGTAAAGGTTATGATGTTATTTTCGGAACAAGTTTCGGTTACATGGACCCTATGGTCAAAGTTTCCAAAAAGTTCCCTAAAGTAGCATTTATGCATTGTTCAGGATTCAAGACTACTCCGAATATGAGTAACTACTTCGGCCGCATGTATCAGGCTCGTTATCTGACAGGTATTGTTGCCGCTATGATGACCAAAAGCAACATCATCGGTTACGTTGCAGCTTTCCCGATTCCAGAAGTTATCCGCGGAATTAACGCATTCACTCTCGGTGCGCGGTCTGTGAATCCTGAAGCTACTGTTCGTGTCGTCTGGACTAAAACATGGTATGATCCTGCTCTTGAAAAAGATGCGGCTATCAGTCTTCTTGATATGGGAGCTGATATTATTACTCAGCATCAGGATTCCCCCGGACCTCAGGAAGCTGCACAGGAACGCGGAAAATACTCCATCGGTTACAACTCCGATATGAGTAAGCTTGCTCCTAAATCTCACCTTACTGCCGCAATCTGGAACTGGACACCACTCTTCACACAGGTTGTTGAACAGGTCCGTGACGGAAAGTGGAAAGGTGGTGAATCGATGTGGTGGGGCATGGATAAAGGCGTAGTAGACATCGCTCCTTTTTCTTCTCTTGTTCCGAAAAATGTTCAGGACAAAGTTAACGCTGTTAAAGCTGAGATTGTTGCCGATAAACTAATTGTTTTTGCAGGTCCTATTAAAGATCAGTCCGGTAAAGTGGTTGTTCCTGCAGGCCAGACCATTGACGATTCTAAGCTTCTCGGCATGACCTGGTTTGTCGAAGGCGTAGTCGGAAACACAGAGTAA
- a CDS encoding ABC transporter permease, giving the protein MLGYRLQKRDEPWNWGAPFIVVGALVLSLGVSALLLELQGKSAVEGLLVLWQGSFGASWALEDALLKSIPIFLCALGVATAFRMQVWNIGAEGQFALGAIGATWAALTFPDLPGYLLMPLMFIMAAVCGGLWAFIPAILRLRLKVNEIISTLMLNYIAILLLEYLVFGVWKDPKSFGFPITPEFTSNAVIGQIGDTRLHWGFVVCVVSGIGMWAFMRFTRLGFEIKIAGEGERVSMYSRLPYGKLTILAMAVSGGLAGWAGCIETSAVVNRLQPSIMVGYGYTAIVVAWLARLEPLYIAVSAYLLAALRVGVENLQLELQVPAAFGSIMEGLILMSVLAGQMLVTYKITRKK; this is encoded by the coding sequence ATGTTGGGTTATCGGTTACAAAAGCGCGATGAACCCTGGAACTGGGGCGCCCCGTTTATTGTCGTGGGCGCTCTGGTTCTTTCTCTCGGGGTAAGTGCACTCCTGCTGGAATTGCAGGGTAAATCAGCTGTGGAAGGACTTCTAGTGCTCTGGCAGGGGTCTTTTGGTGCGTCTTGGGCTTTGGAAGATGCCCTTTTAAAATCTATTCCGATTTTTCTTTGCGCACTTGGCGTTGCCACTGCGTTCAGAATGCAGGTCTGGAATATCGGAGCAGAAGGTCAATTCGCTTTGGGGGCCATCGGTGCAACATGGGCGGCCCTGACTTTTCCTGATCTCCCCGGTTACCTGCTCATGCCTTTAATGTTCATCATGGCTGCCGTTTGCGGTGGCTTATGGGCCTTTATCCCAGCGATTTTGCGCCTCAGATTAAAGGTTAATGAAATTATTTCAACACTGATGCTTAACTATATCGCCATACTTCTTTTGGAATATCTTGTCTTCGGAGTATGGAAAGATCCTAAAAGTTTCGGTTTTCCTATTACCCCTGAATTTACTTCAAACGCTGTTATCGGACAGATCGGAGACACCCGCCTGCATTGGGGATTCGTCGTGTGTGTTGTTTCCGGTATCGGTATGTGGGCTTTCATGCGTTTTACCCGCTTAGGCTTTGAAATAAAGATCGCAGGGGAAGGTGAGCGTGTTTCAATGTATTCACGTCTTCCGTACGGTAAACTTACCATTCTTGCTATGGCTGTTTCCGGCGGACTTGCCGGATGGGCCGGATGTATTGAAACCTCCGCTGTAGTCAACAGGCTTCAGCCAAGTATCATGGTCGGGTACGGTTATACTGCAATTGTTGTTGCGTGGCTTGCCAGACTGGAGCCTCTCTATATTGCTGTTTCTGCATATCTTCTTGCTGCGCTAAGAGTCGGAGTAGAAAATTTGCAGCTTGAACTTCAGGTTCCTGCCGCGTTCGGTTCGATTATGGAAGGACTCATTCTCATGTCTGTGCTCGCAGGGCAAATGCTGGTTACATATAAGATAACACGCAAGAAATAG
- a CDS encoding ABC transporter permease, with translation MLESFIVPLLAATVQSGTPILYATLGEILTEKGGVLNLGVEGMMSMAAFVAFVASYATGNPWIGFICGGLAGTIMAMLHGFVCITCLGNQVVSGLALTILGTGLCHFLGTPYIGMSGAGFDKFTIPLLSSIPYIGDIFFKQDALVYVSYLIPFLFMFFINRTSLGLAITAVGENPAAAAAAGLKALKLRWTALLGGGFLIGLGGAYLSLAYTHLWANGLSGGRGWIAVALVIFAFWRPGRAVFGAYLFGGVMAFQLRLQAVGTNIPSSLLLMLPYALTILVLIFSALRGHGGNAPAHLGVNIEPEG, from the coding sequence ATGCTGGAAAGTTTTATTGTTCCGCTGCTGGCTGCGACTGTTCAGTCCGGTACTCCTATTTTGTACGCAACTCTGGGTGAGATTCTTACCGAGAAAGGCGGCGTGCTTAATCTCGGGGTTGAAGGGATGATGAGTATGGCTGCGTTTGTTGCATTTGTTGCCAGCTATGCAACCGGAAATCCGTGGATTGGATTTATATGCGGCGGGCTTGCCGGAACCATAATGGCTATGCTGCATGGTTTTGTTTGTATCACCTGTCTTGGTAATCAAGTTGTATCCGGTCTTGCTTTAACCATACTCGGCACAGGACTATGCCATTTTCTCGGAACACCTTATATAGGGATGTCCGGAGCAGGGTTCGATAAATTTACTATTCCGCTTCTTTCTTCGATTCCGTATATCGGTGATATATTTTTTAAGCAGGATGCTCTGGTATATGTCTCTTATTTAATTCCATTTTTATTTATGTTTTTCATTAATAGAACAAGTCTTGGACTGGCTATAACCGCTGTCGGAGAAAACCCTGCTGCGGCGGCTGCGGCCGGACTTAAGGCCCTGAAACTGCGCTGGACCGCACTTCTCGGCGGTGGCTTCTTAATAGGTCTAGGCGGGGCGTATCTTTCACTCGCATACACGCATCTCTGGGCCAACGGTCTTTCCGGTGGTCGCGGCTGGATTGCTGTTGCATTGGTTATTTTTGCATTCTGGAGACCCGGCAGAGCCGTTTTCGGAGCATATCTTTTCGGCGGCGTTATGGCTTTTCAGCTTAGACTCCAAGCCGTCGGTACAAATATTCCTTCTTCCCTCCTGTTGATGCTTCCGTACGCGCTGACCATTTTAGTGTTGATTTTTTCCGCTCTCCGAGGACACGGAGGGAATGCTCCGGCCCATCTCGGAGTCAATATTGAACCTGAAGGATAG
- a CDS encoding ABC transporter ATP-binding protein, with product MNGQDLTRPESQKATGFAGAPPLISLKGITKRFGKVVANNNISLDLYPGRIKALLGENGAGKSTLMSMLAGRFKPDEGYIEVDGVRADFNSSKDAIKAGIGMVYQHFMLVETMTVAENVLLGQEGSFFINRREMNERVRKLASDYELEIDPAARISDLSMGEKQRVEILKLLYRESRVLIFDEPTAVLTPREAFRLFEALWAMTRLGKSVVFISHKLEEVLAIADEVAILRRGKIDAEVPRDKILSKADLACRMVGKEVLLEVDKEEVEIGERVLEVKNMTGMGLRGINLDVHKGEIVAIVGVAGNGQQELVEGVSGLRKPPEDTIFIMNKPWRKFFAEMTWNHSMSYIPEDRLDLATARNLDLVDNLLLTTRQGFTTGSILKRDKAASIAAELVKEYDVRPGRLQALAWQLSGGNLQKMVLARELYRQPHLIVAEQPTQGLDISATEEVWNKLLEARKMAGILLVTGDLGEAVQLADRIVVMYCGQIMDEFHVSDTDKLDNIGLLMAGVRE from the coding sequence ATGAACGGACAAGATTTAACCCGTCCTGAATCGCAGAAAGCAACAGGTTTTGCCGGAGCTCCTCCGTTAATCTCTTTGAAAGGGATAACTAAGCGATTCGGCAAAGTTGTAGCAAATAATAATATTTCTCTTGATCTGTATCCGGGTCGTATCAAGGCTTTGCTTGGTGAAAACGGAGCCGGAAAAAGTACTTTGATGAGCATGCTTGCCGGACGCTTTAAGCCTGACGAAGGGTATATTGAAGTGGACGGCGTACGAGCTGATTTTAACTCATCCAAAGATGCGATTAAAGCCGGAATAGGTATGGTTTATCAGCATTTTATGCTGGTAGAGACCATGACTGTTGCGGAAAATGTTCTGCTTGGTCAGGAAGGTTCTTTTTTTATTAATCGCCGTGAAATGAATGAGAGGGTTCGTAAACTGGCTTCAGATTATGAACTTGAAATTGATCCTGCTGCACGGATTTCTGATCTTTCTATGGGGGAGAAGCAGCGTGTTGAAATTTTAAAGCTGCTTTATCGTGAAAGTCGCGTTCTTATTTTTGATGAACCGACTGCGGTACTTACTCCTCGTGAAGCATTTCGTCTTTTTGAAGCCTTATGGGCTATGACCAGACTTGGTAAGTCCGTTGTCTTTATCAGTCACAAGCTTGAAGAAGTTCTGGCAATTGCTGATGAAGTAGCTATTTTACGCCGCGGTAAAATAGACGCGGAAGTTCCCAGAGATAAAATTTTATCTAAAGCTGATCTTGCCTGCCGGATGGTAGGTAAAGAAGTTTTGCTTGAAGTCGACAAAGAAGAAGTAGAGATCGGTGAAAGGGTTCTTGAAGTTAAGAACATGACCGGTATGGGACTTCGGGGCATTAATCTTGATGTACATAAGGGTGAGATTGTCGCTATCGTAGGTGTTGCGGGTAACGGCCAGCAGGAGCTTGTAGAAGGGGTCAGCGGACTTCGCAAGCCTCCAGAAGATACAATTTTTATAATGAATAAGCCGTGGCGTAAATTTTTTGCTGAAATGACTTGGAATCATTCCATGTCTTATATTCCTGAAGACAGGCTTGACCTGGCAACAGCCAGAAATCTTGATCTGGTTGATAATTTACTTCTTACAACTCGTCAGGGGTTCACTACAGGTTCTATTCTTAAGCGCGATAAAGCAGCCTCAATCGCAGCTGAACTGGTAAAAGAATATGATGTGCGGCCCGGAAGACTTCAGGCTCTGGCTTGGCAGCTTTCCGGCGGTAATTTGCAAAAAATGGTCTTGGCCCGTGAGCTTTACAGGCAGCCTCATCTTATTGTCGCAGAACAGCCTACTCAGGGGCTTGATATTTCTGCTACCGAGGAAGTTTGGAATAAACTTTTGGAAGCGCGTAAGATGGCTGGAATACTGCTTGTAACAGGAGATCTCGGCGAAGCTGTTCAGTTGGCGGATCGTATCGTCGTAATGTATTGCGGGCAGATTATGGATGAATTTCATGTATCTGATACGGATAAGCTTGATAACATCGGCTTGTTGATGGCGGGTGTCAGAGAATAA
- a CDS encoding cytochrome c3 family protein produces the protein MKSNFFYVGVAAVFAILVVIYATTTSHLSEEIASISTDKVVVTNPTLTVSFPINFQFKRPAELNKTRFSQVKFSHFAHQDVACVKCHHTWDGRSPIQSCATEGCHSELRAKGETESYFRAFHTLHSDRSCRGCHSTMNKAGKKELKLAPCANNACHVVEPRTKAKK, from the coding sequence ATGAAGAGTAATTTTTTTTATGTGGGAGTGGCAGCTGTTTTTGCCATTCTGGTTGTTATTTATGCTACAACTACAAGCCATCTTAGTGAGGAGATCGCCAGCATTTCTACCGATAAAGTTGTTGTCACTAACCCTACATTGACTGTCAGCTTTCCGATTAATTTTCAGTTCAAACGTCCTGCAGAATTGAACAAGACCCGTTTTTCACAGGTTAAATTTTCTCACTTTGCACATCAGGATGTTGCCTGCGTAAAGTGCCATCACACTTGGGACGGCAGAAGTCCTATACAGAGCTGTGCAACTGAAGGTTGCCATAGTGAGCTGAGAGCCAAAGGTGAAACAGAATCTTATTTCAGAGCGTTCCATACTTTGCATAGCGATCGCAGTTGCCGTGGTTGCCATTCAACTATGAATAAGGCCGGTAAAAAAGAATTGAAACTTGCTCCATGTGCTAACAACGCCTGCCACGTAGTTGAGCCAAGGACTAAAGCTAAAAAGTAA
- a CDS encoding TetR/AcrR family transcriptional regulator: protein MILSEVEGKKKVRRSAVDLLDAGLHLLAKHSIQQLTIDALCKQLCVTKGSFYHHFNGREDYLERMLEHWVTKWTIKSMNSASLAGKSAAQRFDVIVEKSNDLPHGPETSIRAWALTDPLAQLYLEKVDSIRMKYLFEIFNELSGDPDRALLLSRISYSLFVGTRMVAPAITGDERDAVIELMKNEVYGIGNVKND from the coding sequence TTGATCTTATCAGAAGTTGAAGGGAAGAAAAAAGTGCGGCGTAGCGCAGTTGATTTGCTTGATGCAGGGCTCCATTTACTAGCAAAACATAGCATTCAGCAACTTACTATTGATGCCTTATGCAAGCAATTGTGCGTAACGAAGGGATCGTTTTATCATCATTTTAATGGTCGCGAAGATTATCTTGAACGCATGCTTGAACATTGGGTGACCAAATGGACAATCAAAAGCATGAATTCTGCTTCTTTAGCTGGGAAAAGTGCTGCGCAGCGTTTTGATGTAATTGTAGAGAAGTCGAATGATCTGCCTCATGGTCCTGAAACAAGTATTCGGGCGTGGGCACTGACCGATCCATTGGCGCAGCTTTACCTTGAAAAAGTTGACTCGATTCGAATGAAATATTTGTTTGAAATATTTAATGAGTTGTCTGGTGACCCCGATCGCGCATTGCTTTTGTCACGAATCAGCTATTCACTTTTTGTAGGGACGAGAATGGTTGCTCCGGCAATTACAGGTGATGAACGTGATGCAGTAATTGAATTAATGAAAAACGAGGTGTACGGCATTGGTAACGTTAAAAATGATTAA